From the genome of Thermofilaceae archaeon, one region includes:
- the pyk gene encoding pyruvate kinase: protein MGGYFVKIVASLGPSSTDEDLVLRMAESGADAFRTNFAHGDPEVWIRRLRAVRAAEEKLGKPLAMIGDLKGPSVRVGEMAEPLRLKQGDRVLIAPSGERRELPVIPVPFASLFESVEVGDEVLIDDGRVRLKVVDRRGDALECVSQTDALVEQGKNVSLRGKDIDAPLINERDLLALKVAAAEGFDFIGVSHVRDASDVEEVKRILRSYGSDAWVIAKIETLSALRNLDSIIEVSDVVLVARGDLGIRLNLEEVPYYQKLIVEKCLKAGKPVIVATQFLASMIDGDSPTRAEAVDVSVAVEQGVDAIMLTNETSVGKRPLETVRWLARLIRFAEEKMVDSKLNELSAKARMRALCEEDCFVRGVVELAEGMGAKLVTYSVKGRMAVKVASQRPTIPVYVGTPNARVARKLSLLWALHPVLVTSQDYDEGLRETLSRCLNAGFAKTGETLVLAYGLRELEQKIIVKRLAAKCG, encoded by the coding sequence ATGGGTGGCTACTTCGTAAAAATAGTCGCTTCACTGGGCCCGAGCAGCACAGACGAAGACCTCGTCTTGAGAATGGCGGAGAGCGGCGCCGATGCTTTCAGGACAAACTTCGCGCACGGGGATCCAGAGGTTTGGATCCGCAGGTTGAGAGCCGTTAGAGCGGCAGAGGAGAAGCTGGGGAAGCCTCTAGCCATGATTGGTGATCTGAAGGGCCCCTCAGTGAGGGTGGGCGAGATGGCGGAGCCCCTGCGCCTGAAGCAGGGGGACAGGGTGCTGATAGCCCCCAGCGGGGAGAGACGCGAGCTGCCCGTTATACCCGTACCCTTCGCCAGCCTCTTCGAATCCGTTGAGGTCGGGGACGAAGTGCTGATCGACGACGGCAGGGTTCGGCTAAAGGTGGTGGACAGGAGAGGTGACGCTCTGGAGTGCGTATCGCAGACGGATGCTCTCGTCGAGCAGGGCAAGAACGTTTCCTTACGCGGCAAGGATATCGACGCGCCGCTCATCAACGAGCGCGACCTACTGGCGTTGAAGGTTGCAGCGGCTGAGGGCTTCGACTTCATCGGTGTGAGCCACGTCAGGGATGCTTCGGACGTCGAGGAGGTCAAGAGGATTCTGAGGAGCTACGGGTCGGACGCGTGGGTGATCGCTAAGATAGAGACTCTGAGCGCCCTACGGAACCTCGACTCTATCATCGAGGTCAGCGACGTCGTCCTAGTGGCTAGGGGCGATCTTGGCATACGGCTGAACCTCGAGGAGGTCCCCTACTACCAGAAGCTGATCGTCGAAAAGTGCCTGAAAGCGGGGAAGCCCGTCATCGTAGCCACACAGTTCCTCGCCTCGATGATCGATGGCGACTCGCCCACTAGGGCGGAGGCCGTTGACGTGAGCGTGGCTGTTGAGCAGGGCGTTGACGCCATCATGCTGACCAACGAGACGTCCGTCGGGAAGAGGCCGCTGGAAACTGTACGCTGGCTAGCCCGGTTGATCAGGTTCGCCGAGGAGAAGATGGTGGACAGCAAGCTGAACGAGCTTTCCGCGAAGGCCAGGATGAGAGCGCTCTGCGAGGAAGACTGTTTCGTGAGGGGCGTCGTCGAGCTGGCTGAGGGCATGGGAGCGAAGCTGGTCACCTACAGCGTGAAAGGAAGGATGGCAGTGAAAGTCGCTTCACAGAGGCCCACAATCCCGGTCTACGTCGGCACACCCAACGCTCGGGTGGCGAGAAAGCTCTCCCTTCTCTGGGCCCTCCACCCAGTGCTCGTAACCTCGCAGGACTACGATGAAGGTTTGAGGGAGACCCTGTCGCGTTGCCTTAACGCGGGCTTCGCTAAAACGGGAGAAACCCTCGTACTAGCGTACGGGTTAAGGGAGCTGGAGCAGAAGATAATCGTGAAAAGGCTAGCAGCAAAGTGCGGTTGA
- a CDS encoding SLC13 family permease, producing MDPTKYLLTYLLVVLLAISEVFPLSVSAMVGAALAVFFGISDGLFTYKEALSLIDLELIALIISVMIVVEIVDRYGTFRYIALKVTRRSAEKPGLLLVSVGLMSALTSLLLSDEAAILLFTALMGALAKLSGLDLLPFAIASAVMVNLGGTGMLTGSLPNMVVGLRAGFNFLEFALYILPLEFILYGVTLLFLYSYYSPKLRTQVSVESLMDVHVSIVDAIKGAVVLASMISSLVVASLLDLPVSGAALLVGTAALAVSGFDTSEVLRRVEWDTVFFAAAFTALVGVVERADAMRGFVEFTRELSGGSLVASTLFILFISGTLGLFVPNVITALSFIPLVDGLPFPDKRALWVALVVGSNLSGVGLPVSSYVIVLTLGALRREGYKVDPWSISKIGIPLTGIWLLVSTIYLLLRFNLLAW from the coding sequence ATGGATCCGACGAAGTACCTCCTAACGTACCTCCTCGTAGTACTGTTAGCGATATCCGAGGTCTTCCCCCTCTCAGTCTCAGCCATGGTGGGGGCGGCACTAGCCGTCTTCTTCGGAATCTCTGACGGTTTGTTCACGTACAAGGAGGCCCTCAGCCTCATTGACTTGGAGCTGATTGCCCTGATAATCTCCGTCATGATCGTCGTGGAGATCGTCGACCGCTACGGCACCTTCCGCTACATCGCCCTGAAGGTAACGCGCAGGAGCGCCGAGAAACCCGGCTTGCTGCTCGTGTCCGTAGGGCTGATGAGCGCACTCACATCGCTCCTCCTGAGCGATGAAGCCGCGATCCTCCTCTTCACGGCGCTCATGGGAGCTCTTGCGAAGCTCAGCGGCCTCGACCTGCTACCCTTCGCTATCGCGTCCGCGGTGATGGTGAACCTGGGCGGAACAGGGATGCTCACCGGATCGCTCCCAAACATGGTTGTGGGCTTGAGGGCTGGCTTCAACTTCCTGGAGTTCGCGCTATACATCCTTCCCCTCGAGTTCATACTCTACGGGGTCACCCTCCTCTTTCTCTACTCCTATTACAGCCCAAAGTTAAGGACGCAGGTATCAGTCGAAAGCTTAATGGACGTGCACGTCAGCATCGTGGATGCCATTAAGGGCGCCGTTGTCCTCGCATCGATGATCTCATCGCTCGTTGTGGCCTCACTGCTGGATCTACCGGTCAGCGGGGCTGCCCTACTCGTTGGCACAGCGGCCCTCGCCGTCTCCGGCTTCGATACCTCAGAGGTGCTAAGGAGGGTGGAGTGGGATACCGTGTTCTTCGCAGCTGCCTTCACCGCACTGGTTGGAGTTGTCGAGAGAGCTGATGCCATGAGAGGCTTCGTGGAATTCACGCGTGAGCTGAGCGGGGGCTCGCTTGTTGCCTCAACCCTCTTCATACTCTTCATTAGCGGCACGCTGGGCCTGTTCGTGCCCAACGTCATCACGGCTCTCTCGTTCATCCCGCTCGTCGATGGGCTACCGTTCCCAGACAAGAGGGCCCTCTGGGTCGCTCTTGTGGTCGGCTCAAACCTGAGCGGTGTGGGCCTACCGGTGAGCAGCTACGTCATCGTCCTGACGCTGGGCGCTTTGAGGAGGGAAGGCTACAAGGTCGACCCGTGGTCCATATCGAAGATCGGAATACCACTGACCGGGATCTGGTTGCTAGTCTCAACGATCTACTTATTACTTCGCTTCAATCTGCTTGCATGGTGA
- a CDS encoding class I SAM-dependent methyltransferase — protein MSFSSYFIRKFLRSPREALHVIRVSEELSKYITWKLVQILEEHGILDSLQEKPWWEHADKDLAKYVIDLLVEEGYAKWVGDRMKLVSKPERPHVTTLEASDLIPAIDYALSNLPRALETGEKPSLTEARAPYAKLLGNLAYRLTIEIAVEETGLNRLPETAKIVDVLPRIGTSTVALLEMTRAHVIAAEPHPENISVIERTVRLMGQQPRVTFVRYLPEELKLQEKVDAAFMADILHWVFNPRLALSTVRDCLKDGGFLAILQSVYSSAGLVTCLPDYLLGAYRPPPRSSELRELLEESGFRVKKWLESSGVVVARAEIG, from the coding sequence ATGTCGTTCAGTAGCTACTTCATCAGGAAGTTCCTGAGAAGCCCGAGGGAGGCATTGCACGTTATCCGCGTGAGCGAAGAGCTGTCGAAGTACATCACTTGGAAGCTGGTCCAGATCCTCGAGGAGCACGGCATTCTGGACTCTCTGCAGGAGAAACCGTGGTGGGAGCACGCGGATAAGGACCTGGCCAAGTACGTGATCGATCTACTCGTTGAGGAAGGGTACGCCAAGTGGGTTGGAGACAGGATGAAGCTCGTATCGAAGCCCGAGAGACCTCATGTAACCACCCTGGAAGCCTCAGACCTGATCCCCGCCATCGACTACGCTCTCTCCAACCTCCCTCGAGCGCTGGAAACGGGTGAGAAACCCAGCCTTACGGAGGCAAGGGCTCCCTACGCGAAGCTCCTCGGGAATCTCGCTTACCGCTTAACGATAGAGATAGCCGTGGAGGAGACGGGGTTGAACCGGCTGCCCGAGACCGCAAAGATCGTAGATGTACTCCCAAGGATCGGTACCTCTACAGTCGCTCTCCTCGAGATGACGAGGGCCCACGTGATCGCGGCCGAGCCGCACCCCGAAAACATCTCTGTCATCGAGAGGACGGTTAGGCTGATGGGCCAGCAGCCCCGAGTCACCTTCGTCCGCTATCTACCGGAGGAGCTAAAGCTGCAGGAGAAAGTCGACGCCGCCTTCATGGCTGACATACTCCACTGGGTTTTCAACCCGAGGCTAGCCCTCAGCACCGTGAGAGATTGCTTGAAGGACGGCGGCTTCCTCGCCATACTGCAGTCCGTTTACTCGTCGGCGGGCCTCGTCACCTGCCTCCCCGACTACCTCCTCGGCGCCTACAGGCCACCACCCCGTAGCAGCGAGCTACGCGAGCTCCTGGAAGAGTCCGGATTCAGGGTGAAGAAGTGGCTGGAATCCTCTGGCGTAGTTGTAGCGAGAGCTGAGATCGGGTAG
- a CDS encoding putative CRISPR-associated protein: protein MDEVHIVTVGTSIVRNAAQDPGLPPDLADRVRRWARATPGSKDDVEAGERGVPGQPEFRALYEILKVKPRELSAELNAMWRYLDEGRVGLAELLATDSGVCELCARLLKEYLTATHGVEAEVYRVEKLGRDFEEGLYNLLDRITALAVKHRGRSIYLNATGGFKPETAVVYAAACLLGFDRVYYIHEAMREVVEIPTIPLAVHSDYLRALELLAAGAPADKLAAELERRGIITRVGREYRLRRWVERLTRATA, encoded by the coding sequence GTGGATGAGGTACACATAGTGACTGTGGGGACCAGCATCGTCAGGAACGCTGCGCAGGACCCCGGGCTACCCCCGGACTTGGCGGATCGGGTTAGGAGGTGGGCGCGCGCAACACCTGGATCCAAGGATGACGTGGAGGCCGGAGAGAGGGGGGTTCCGGGGCAGCCGGAGTTTAGAGCGCTCTATGAGATCTTGAAGGTGAAACCTCGCGAGCTGAGCGCGGAGTTGAACGCCATGTGGAGGTACCTCGATGAAGGCCGGGTGGGGTTGGCCGAGCTGCTGGCGACGGACTCGGGCGTGTGCGAGCTCTGCGCCAGGCTGCTGAAGGAGTACCTCACCGCGACACACGGGGTGGAAGCTGAGGTTTACAGGGTGGAGAAGCTCGGTAGGGACTTCGAGGAGGGCCTCTACAACCTGCTGGACCGGATAACGGCTCTGGCAGTGAAGCACAGGGGGAGGAGCATCTACTTGAACGCGACTGGGGGGTTTAAACCGGAGACAGCCGTCGTCTACGCGGCGGCCTGCCTGCTGGGCTTCGACCGCGTGTACTACATCCACGAGGCGATGAGGGAGGTGGTGGAGATACCGACGATACCCCTCGCCGTCCACAGCGATTACCTGCGAGCTCTCGAGCTGCTTGCCGCCGGAGCCCCGGCTGATAAGCTTGCCGCGGAGCTCGAGCGGAGGGGGATCATCACGCGAGTGGGGAGGGAGTACAGGCTCAGGAGGTGGGTCGAGCGTCTAACTAGAGCTACAGCGTGA
- a CDS encoding C2H2-type zinc finger protein — MSAEFTCPECGKKFDREISLRMHMIRKHRTAKVPPKK; from the coding sequence ATGAGCGCGGAATTCACTTGCCCAGAGTGCGGAAAGAAATTCGACAGAGAGATCTCACTGCGAATGCACATGATCAGGAAGCACAGGACAGCTAAAGTGCCACCCAAGAAGTAA